A window of the Hordeum vulgare subsp. vulgare chromosome 5H, MorexV3_pseudomolecules_assembly, whole genome shotgun sequence genome harbors these coding sequences:
- the LOC123398070 gene encoding BTB/POZ domain and ankyrin repeat-containing protein NH5.2 gives MSSEDSLKSLSLDYLNLLINGQAFSDVAFSVEGRLVHAHRCVLAARSLFFRKLFCGLDPSHQPPPPPLNWPTAGGGSGGGGGSRGGSGGAPATPELVIPVSSIRYEVLVLVLQFLYSGQASVAAPKSGPLPGCGARGCWHTRCGAAVDLALDTLAAARSFGVEQLALLVQKQLESMVKEASVDDVMKVLMASRKFEMQELWATCSHLVARSGLSADLLAKHLPIDVVAKIEEIRAKSPLAGGGASAPRSPFLTHHYLPINNGPSSAADRDHKIRRMRRALDAADIELVKLMVMGEGLDLDDALAVHYAVQHCNRDVVKALLELGAADVNSRAGPTGKTPLHLAAEMVSPDMVSVLLDHHADPNARTLDGVTPLDVLRGLTSEFLFKGAVPGLTHIEPNKLRLCLELVQSAVMVTTRDDGGGGDGGGAGGSDGGNFGRGDADDSLVSLTMNSTLMYQGQEMAAPPVAGEARNKGNNNGRASPSTLYFPNGFP, from the exons ATGAGCTCGGAGGACTCGCTCAAGTCGCTGTCGCTTGACTACCTCAATCTGCTCATCAACGGCCAGGCGTTCAGCGACGTGGCCTTCAGCGTGGAGGGCCGCCTCGTGCACGCGCACCGCTGTGTGCTCGCGGCGCGGAGCCTCTTCTTCAGGAAGCTCTTCTGCGGCCTCGACCCGAGCCACcagcctccgccaccgcctctcAACTGGCCAACCGCGGGaggcggcagcggtggcggtggcggctcaCGTGGGGGCAGCGGGGGTGCCCCCGCCACGCCCGAGCTGGTCATCCCCGTCAGCTCGATCCGCTAcgaggtgctggtgctggtgttgCAGTTCCTCTACAGCGGCCAGGCGTCGGTCGCGGCGCCCAAGAGCGGGCCGCTACCCGGCTGCGGCGCCAGGGGATGCTGGCACACCCGCTGCGGCGCTGCCGTCGACCTAGCCCTCGACAccctcgccgccgcccgctcctttGGCGTCGAGCAGCTCGCCTTGCTGGTCCAG AAGCAATTGGAGAGCATGGTGAAGGAGGCGTCCGTGGATGACGTGATGAAGGTACTCATGGCGTCGCGCAAGTTCGAGATGCAGGAGCTCTGGGCCACCTGTTCCCACCTGGTCGCACGCTCGGGCCTCTCTGCCGACCTCCTCGCTAAGCACCTCCCCATAGACGTCGTCGCCAAGATCGAGGAGATTCGAGCCAAGTCGCCACTCGCCGGAGGCGGCGCCTCCGCGCCGCGCTCGCCATTTCTCACCCACCACTACCTGCCAATCAACAACGGGCCGTCTTCCGCCGCCGACCGCGACCACAAGATCCGGCGCATGCGTCGTGCCCTCGACGCGGCCGACATCGAGCTCGTCAAGCTCATGGTCATGGGCGAAGGCCTGGACCTCGATGACGCGCTCGCGGTGCATTACGCCGTGCAGCACTGCAACCGCGACGTCGTCAAAGCACTTCTGGAGCTCGGAGCCGCCGACGTCAACTCCCGCGCCGGCCCTACGGGGAAGACCCCACTGCATCTGGCCGCTGAGATGGTGTCCCCGGATATGGTGTCCGTCCTCCTCGACCACCACGCCGACCCCAACGCCAGGACCCTCGACGGCGTCACGCCGCTGGACGTACTCCGGGGCCTCACCTCGGAGTTCCTCTTCAAGGGCGCCGTGCCAGGGCTCACCCACATCGAGCCCAACAAGCTGAGGCTGTGCCTCGAACTCGTGCAGTCGGCGGTCATGGTGACTACGCGCGACGACGGCGGGggaggcgatggcggcggcgctgggggaagCGACGGTGGAAATTTCGGTCGGGGCGACGCTGACGACAGCCTGGTGAGCCTGACCATGAATTCCACGCTCATGTACCAGGGCCAGGAGATGGCGGCGCCGCCGGTGGCCGGCGAAGCGAGGAACAAAGGGAACAACAACGGTCGCGCGAGCCCCTCCACCTTGTACTTCCCCAATGGCTTCCCATGA